The Elusimicrobiota bacterium genomic sequence TGAAAGGCACGTAAGCCTCGCGGCAACGCAGCCGCAGGCCACGAAAAATTCGTTGCAGCCCGAGGAGACTTTCCGTGTCAGTTCTAAGACCGGTGGGCTTCGCGCAGGGCCGCGATGTCGGTGACGCCAAGGGGAAGGCCGGCCCAGACTTGGCAAAGCGCAAGCCCCCGCCGGTCTTTTGTTTTTTTGAAAAGACCCAACGCGCGCTTTAAATCGCGGCCGGCCTCAGAGCGACGGCCCAAGGCTCTCAGGCAAACGTAGCGGCCCCAACACACATAGCCTTCGTTGACCGCGTCGCGCAAACGCCGGTAAATCCGATGGGCGCGATTGTAATGAGCGACGGCCCGGCGAAAACGCCCAAGACGTCTTAAGGCGTTGCCTGAACCGCAATTGGCATAAGCCAAACCATAAGGATCGTCTTTTTCCCGCTGAAACAAGGCGAGCGCGCGGCGATAATAGCCCAGCGAAGCCTGCGGCCGGTTCATCAGCCGGGTGACGCCCGCCAAGCCGCTCATCGCATAAGCCAAACCGGAGGCATCCCCCGTCGACTCAAAAATTCGCGCGGCGCGATGAAAAAAGAAAGCCGCCCGGTCAAGCTTCAGCAGCATTCTTAAGGCGAACGCCAAATTCCAGCAAGCGTAGCCCGACAATTGACGGTCTTTTGTCAGCGCCCGATGCCCGATGACGCCCGTCAGCGCGGCCGCCGCGCGCTCATGCTCCCCCAATGTCCGCCATAACGCGGCCTGCCGGATTTGAGCTTCCAGCCTCAATCGCTCATCGCCGGAACAACGGGCCAAGCGCGAGGCTCTCCTCTCCACGGAACAAAGAAGGCCGCGACGCTCGGGATGAAGCGCCTTCAAATCCTCGAGCAATTCCCAATAAGCCTCCAGTTCGAGATCGGGCATTTTTCCGCGCCCGGCCATCCGGGCCAAAGCGCGCGCCGATTCGGCCCCCCGGTGATACCGGCCGCCGAGCCTTAGGGCGCGGGTTTTATCCAACAGCTCGCTTAAACGCCTCCTGCGCGCGACGGCGATCATCATGTCTTGGAGCGCTCCGTCGAATACGCGCAGCTTCGCTTCATTTCGCAATAAGGACAATAGCGTCTGTCGGGATCAAAAAATCCCTGCTTGACTTTCAGGGCCACGTCCTCAAGCGCGC encodes the following:
- a CDS encoding tetratricopeptide repeat protein, producing the protein MSLLRNEAKLRVFDGALQDMMIAVARRRRLSELLDKTRALRLGGRYHRGAESARALARMAGRGKMPDLELEAYWELLEDLKALHPERRGLLCSVERRASRLARCSGDERLRLEAQIRQAALWRTLGEHERAAAALTGVIGHRALTKDRQLSGYACWNLAFALRMLLKLDRAAFFFHRAARIFESTGDASGLAYAMSGLAGVTRLMNRPQASLGYYRRALALFQREKDDPYGLAYANCGSGNALRRLGRFRRAVAHYNRAHRIYRRLRDAVNEGYVCWGRYVCLRALGRRSEAGRDLKRALGLFKKTKDRRGLALCQVWAGLPLGVTDIAALREAHRS